In the Sulfitobacter pacificus genome, one interval contains:
- the pyk gene encoding pyruvate kinase, translated as MRRLRNVKIVATLGPASDNYEMIEALHKAGADVFRLNMSHGSHAEIREKHRIIREVESNLNSTIGILADLQGPKLRVGVFSGDSEQLVVGAAFRLDLDPEEGDASRVCLPHPEIFAALKPGASLLVNDGKIRLKVIECGADFANCEVVIGGVISNRKGVNVPDVVLPLAALSEKDRADLEFVCELGVDWLALSFVQRPEDVTEARELAKGRAALLSKIEKPSAVDRFEDILEVSDGIMVARGDLGVELPVQNVPPIQKRLVRKCRAAAKPVIVATQMLESMIESPMPTRAEVSDVATAIYEGADAVMLSAESAAGDFPIEAVTTMDNVAREVEVDPTYTEIIESSRKADRMTVADGIVAAAREIAETTDIKAICCFTQSGTTALLTARERPRVPVIALTPLVNTARRLALSWGTNCVITGDVDRFKKAVVSAVRAAREEGFAEEEDHVVITAGVPFNVPGSTNILRVAPCDERLIFPADPE; from the coding sequence ATGAGACGCCTGCGCAATGTAAAGATCGTCGCGACCCTTGGTCCGGCATCTGACAATTACGAGATGATTGAGGCGCTGCATAAAGCGGGAGCAGATGTGTTCCGGTTGAATATGAGTCATGGCAGCCACGCGGAAATTCGTGAAAAACACCGGATCATCCGCGAGGTAGAGAGCAACCTGAACAGTACCATTGGCATTCTGGCGGATCTGCAGGGACCGAAGCTGCGGGTTGGTGTGTTTTCTGGTGATAGTGAACAATTGGTTGTGGGCGCTGCCTTCCGTCTGGATCTGGATCCTGAAGAAGGGGATGCCTCCCGTGTCTGCCTGCCCCACCCGGAGATTTTTGCCGCGCTGAAGCCGGGGGCCAGCCTGTTGGTCAATGATGGCAAGATTCGCCTCAAGGTCATTGAGTGTGGTGCGGATTTTGCCAATTGCGAAGTGGTCATCGGCGGGGTGATTTCGAATCGCAAGGGTGTGAACGTGCCGGATGTGGTGCTGCCATTGGCGGCCCTGTCCGAGAAAGATCGCGCGGATCTGGAGTTTGTTTGCGAATTGGGTGTCGATTGGCTGGCGCTTTCCTTTGTGCAGCGGCCCGAAGATGTGACAGAGGCGCGCGAACTGGCTAAGGGCCGCGCGGCCTTGCTGTCGAAAATCGAAAAACCATCTGCGGTTGATCGCTTTGAGGATATCCTTGAAGTGAGCGATGGCATCATGGTGGCGCGTGGTGATCTGGGTGTGGAGCTGCCGGTGCAGAACGTGCCGCCGATCCAGAAGCGTCTGGTGCGCAAGTGCCGCGCGGCTGCCAAGCCAGTTATTGTCGCGACGCAGATGCTGGAATCAATGATTGAAAGCCCGATGCCGACCCGCGCCGAAGTGTCTGATGTGGCTACGGCGATTTATGAAGGTGCGGACGCGGTGATGTTGAGTGCGGAATCTGCTGCTGGTGATTTTCCGATCGAGGCTGTCACCACAATGGACAACGTCGCCCGCGAGGTTGAGGTTGATCCGACCTATACGGAGATTATCGAATCCTCACGTAAGGCGGACCGTATGACCGTAGCGGATGGCATCGTTGCCGCTGCTCGTGAAATTGCGGAGACCACGGATATCAAGGCGATCTGCTGTTTTACGCAGAGCGGCACAACCGCATTGCTGACCGCGCGGGAACGCCCACGGGTGCCGGTGATTGCGCTGACGCCTTTAGTGAACACAGCGCGGCGGCTCGCGCTGAGCTGGGGCACGAATTGTGTGATCACCGGGGATGTGGACCGCTTCAAAAAGGCGGTTGTCAGTGCCGTGCGCGCCGCTCGCGAAGAAGGGTTCGCCGAGGAAGAGGATCACGTGGTGATTACCGCCGGTGTGCCGTTCAACGTTCCAGGCAGCACAAACATCCTGCGTGTCGCCCCTTGTGACGAACGTTTGATTTTTCCCGCCGATCCAGAGTAA
- the dgcN gene encoding N-acetyltransferase DgcN, with the protein MIQTPYLLFLGDAPDQLSAKVAQGIKDWRPDNAVGQFRMEGCKADVGLTDLTLQEAKDAGAKTLVIGVANRGGVISQAWKEVLIEALGMGFDLASGLHNLLAEEGDLVAASQVSGQTLHDVRVPNVQYPIADGTKRSGKRVLAVGTDCSVGKMYTALALDEAMREKGMKSTFRATGQTGILITGSGVPLDAVIADFMAGAVEYLTPDNDADHWDIIEGQGSLFHVSYSGVTMALIHGGQPDALIICHEPTRAHMRGLPGYKLPSMQAVSDMALTLARVANAGCQVVGISVNTQHMSEEEATEYLAKVEAEMGLPAVDPFRQGAARLADAIAAL; encoded by the coding sequence ATGATCCAAACACCTTATCTGCTTTTTCTGGGCGACGCGCCTGACCAGTTGTCCGCCAAGGTGGCGCAGGGCATCAAGGATTGGCGTCCTGACAATGCCGTTGGCCAGTTCCGTATGGAAGGGTGTAAGGCCGATGTCGGGCTGACCGATCTGACATTGCAAGAGGCGAAAGATGCCGGTGCCAAGACGCTGGTGATTGGTGTGGCCAACCGGGGCGGGGTGATTTCGCAGGCGTGGAAAGAGGTGCTGATCGAAGCGCTGGGCATGGGGTTTGATCTGGCGTCGGGCCTGCATAACCTGCTGGCGGAAGAAGGCGATCTGGTGGCGGCGTCCCAAGTGAGCGGCCAGACCCTGCATGATGTGCGGGTTCCGAATGTGCAGTATCCGATTGCAGATGGCACCAAACGGTCGGGCAAGCGGGTATTGGCGGTGGGCACGGATTGTTCCGTGGGCAAGATGTATACCGCCTTGGCGCTGGATGAGGCGATGCGTGAGAAAGGCATGAAAAGCACCTTCCGCGCCACGGGCCAGACCGGCATTCTGATCACCGGTTCCGGTGTGCCGTTGGATGCGGTGATTGCGGATTTCATGGCAGGTGCGGTGGAGTATCTGACACCGGACAATGATGCGGATCACTGGGACATCATCGAAGGACAGGGCAGCCTGTTTCACGTCAGCTATTCAGGTGTGACCATGGCGCTGATCCATGGTGGCCAACCGGATGCCCTGATCATTTGTCACGAGCCGACCCGCGCGCATATGCGTGGCCTGCCCGGCTATAAACTGCCCAGCATGCAGGCGGTGAGCGATATGGCTCTGACGCTTGCACGGGTGGCGAATGCGGGCTGTCAGGTGGTTGGCATTTCGGTGAATACACAGCATATGTCCGAGGAAGAGGCGACTGAGTATTTGGCGAAGGTCGAGGCAGAGATGGGCCTGCCTGCGGTTGATCCTTTCCGTCAGGGTGCGGCGCGTTTGGCAGATGCTATTGCGGCCCTTTGA
- a CDS encoding Lrp/AsnC family transcriptional regulator produces the protein MMGLDQISENILRELSRDGRISNIELADRVGLSPSACLRRVQELERRGVITGYRAVLDRAAMGAGFVAYIGVGLNDHSKASQEAFEKAISTAPEVRECHNITGTIEYLLRVECADLKAYKHFHTDMLGALPQVNGITSYVVMGSPKDERA, from the coding sequence ATGATGGGTTTGGATCAAATTTCGGAGAATATATTGCGTGAGCTGAGCCGCGACGGCCGGATCAGCAATATCGAGCTGGCGGATCGCGTGGGCCTGTCGCCCTCTGCCTGTTTGCGCCGTGTGCAGGAGCTGGAGCGGCGCGGCGTGATCACCGGCTATCGTGCGGTGCTGGACCGCGCGGCGATGGGGGCGGGGTTTGTTGCCTATATCGGAGTGGGGTTAAATGACCACTCAAAGGCCAGTCAGGAGGCATTTGAAAAGGCGATTTCAACGGCCCCCGAGGTGCGGGAGTGTCACAATATCACGGGAACAATCGAATATCTGCTGCGTGTCGAATGTGCCGACCTCAAAGCCTACAAGCATTTTCACACCGATATGCTGGGGGCCTTGCCGCAGGTGAATGGAATCACCTCTTACGTGGTTATGGGGTCCCCCAAGGACGAGCGGGCATGA
- a CDS encoding DUF4214 domain-containing protein — MEQDFSDALAQAFGSFGALGAYGGLTVPTSPDDIFNWTVGEYLALIDAAETALTSLDSSIFSRLLNDPNVSAGLDAETRATFEAWAAGDFSLITQPLAEARALMAPYSADTLLRDAIEGIDPSGGSIEEIETAFAAAEARIAELLWDDQNGVFSSPTFAVDLASGNWSSGAAGFSGSTLAEFFNLLGEAAGNAIMSFIGSRDSVLGQLINEGADAAAIAAASGAAEAASAQALQALQEIGTLVSTQGTSDPAGVESQAAAQVQGLINALATILPGLGGVLDTLIIGSRNSDPSFVVSPEGDVAGSEHGDWFYLSKLADIFDGGVGTDVLFGFEGDDTLLGGADADNLFGGVGNDMLRGGSGDDAINGGAGDGDVASFLNGLGQFTLQFANDGSVTVQDRTVNGEGTDLLTGIETLSFGGGASIFTDGMINLCQFQGIAGLDAAQISTFVELYVAYFNRAPDAIGLNFWGSAFANGTSLEEIANLFLDQDETRATYASDISNLEFATQVYENVLGRTPDAGGLTFWQGQLDSGNIGRGAFILEVLKGAKVDLPAGASQADIDLQLADRDYLATKTDIGTYFGVIKGLSDVGDASAAMQLFTRGSDSSIQSAVDRIDAEFATALTEGSGELLMQLVGVADDPFAV; from the coding sequence ATGGAACAGGATTTTTCCGACGCGCTTGCACAGGCGTTTGGCTCTTTTGGTGCCCTTGGCGCCTACGGTGGTTTAACCGTACCAACCTCACCCGATGACATCTTTAACTGGACGGTTGGTGAATACCTTGCCCTGATCGACGCAGCTGAAACCGCACTGACCTCGCTGGACAGCTCAATTTTCTCAAGGCTCTTGAACGACCCCAATGTTTCTGCGGGGCTGGATGCGGAGACCCGCGCGACCTTCGAAGCATGGGCAGCGGGTGATTTTTCCTTGATCACACAACCACTTGCCGAGGCGCGCGCGCTGATGGCCCCCTACTCCGCAGACACGCTGCTGCGCGACGCGATAGAGGGCATCGATCCCAGCGGCGGCAGCATCGAAGAAATCGAAACTGCCTTTGCCGCAGCCGAGGCGCGGATTGCAGAACTGTTGTGGGACGATCAGAACGGCGTTTTCTCTTCGCCAACATTTGCGGTCGATCTGGCTTCTGGCAACTGGTCCTCAGGTGCCGCCGGGTTCAGCGGCTCCACCCTGGCAGAGTTCTTTAACCTGTTGGGCGAGGCAGCAGGCAACGCCATCATGTCCTTTATCGGCAGCCGCGACAGCGTGCTGGGCCAGTTGATCAACGAAGGTGCAGATGCCGCCGCAATTGCCGCAGCCTCTGGTGCCGCCGAAGCCGCAAGCGCACAGGCGTTACAGGCGCTGCAGGAAATCGGCACATTGGTCAGCACCCAGGGCACAAGTGATCCCGCTGGTGTAGAATCACAAGCTGCGGCGCAGGTTCAGGGCTTGATCAACGCCCTTGCGACAATTCTACCGGGCCTTGGTGGCGTCCTTGACACGTTGATCATCGGCTCGCGCAATTCCGACCCCAGCTTTGTTGTAAGCCCTGAAGGGGATGTTGCGGGGTCCGAACATGGTGATTGGTTCTACCTGTCGAAACTGGCCGATATCTTTGACGGTGGCGTAGGGACGGATGTCCTGTTCGGGTTTGAAGGCGACGACACCCTGCTTGGTGGCGCGGATGCGGATAATCTGTTCGGCGGTGTCGGCAATGACATGCTGCGCGGCGGCAGCGGTGATGACGCCATCAATGGCGGCGCAGGCGACGGCGATGTTGCTAGCTTCCTCAACGGCTTGGGTCAATTCACCCTGCAATTCGCCAATGATGGCAGCGTGACCGTGCAGGACCGTACAGTCAATGGCGAAGGCACCGATCTGTTGACCGGAATCGAAACCCTGTCCTTTGGCGGCGGTGCATCAATCTTTACCGACGGCATGATCAACCTGTGCCAGTTCCAGGGCATCGCGGGCCTTGATGCGGCCCAGATCAGCACCTTTGTTGAACTCTATGTCGCCTATTTCAACCGTGCCCCTGATGCGATTGGCCTGAATTTTTGGGGCTCCGCCTTTGCCAATGGCACCTCGCTGGAGGAAATCGCCAACCTGTTCCTTGATCAGGATGAAACCCGCGCGACCTATGCCTCTGACATCAGCAACCTTGAGTTTGCCACGCAGGTTTACGAGAACGTGCTTGGCCGCACACCTGATGCGGGCGGGTTGACCTTTTGGCAGGGACAGCTGGACAGCGGCAACATTGGCCGTGGTGCCTTTATCCTTGAGGTGCTGAAAGGGGCGAAAGTGGACCTGCCTGCAGGCGCGTCACAGGCCGATATCGACCTGCAATTGGCCGACCGGGACTACCTTGCCACCAAGACGGATATCGGCACTTATTTCGGCGTTATCAAAGGCCTGTCCGATGTCGGCGATGCCTCCGCCGCGATGCAATTGTTTACCCGTGGCTCTGACAGTTCGATCCAGTCAGCGGTTGATCGGATTGACGCTGAATTCGCAACGGCCCTGACAGAGGGCAGTGGCGAATTGCTGATGCAACTGGTGGGCGTCGCCGACGATCCCTTTGCGGTCTGA
- a CDS encoding DUF1244 domain-containing protein, with translation MSSTQAPTQQEIELQAAAFRRLQQHLMQDRTDVQNIDMMNLAGFCRNCLSRWYQEAAAERGIDIGKTEARELFYGMTMDEWKANYQTEAKPEQQEAFKVTFAQNVEKG, from the coding sequence ATGTCCAGCACTCAGGCACCGACCCAACAGGAAATCGAACTTCAAGCCGCCGCTTTTCGCCGCCTACAGCAACACCTGATGCAAGACCGCACGGATGTGCAGAACATCGATATGATGAACCTCGCCGGGTTTTGTCGCAATTGCCTGTCACGCTGGTATCAGGAAGCCGCCGCCGAACGGGGCATCGACATCGGCAAGACAGAAGCCCGTGAATTATTCTACGGGATGACGATGGACGAATGGAAAGCCAACTACCAGACAGAGGCTAAACCAGAACAACAGGAAGCCTTCAAAGTGACCTTTGCCCAAAACGTCGAAAAAGGGTAA
- a CDS encoding L-malyl-CoA/beta-methylmalyl-CoA lyase, which produces MSFRLQPAAPARPNRCQLFGPGSNTKLFAKMAASAADVINLDLEDSVAPTDKDTARANVIEAVNTVDWGNKTLSVRINGLDTPYWYKDVVDLMEQAGDRLDQIMIPKVGCAADVYAVDALVTAIEAAKGRKKRISFEVIIESAAGIAHVEEIAASSPRLEAMSLGAADFAASMGMQTTGIGGTQENYYMLRDGTQHWSDPWHWAQAAIVAACRTHGVLPVDGPFGDFSDDEGYRAQSRRSATLGMVGKWAIHPKQIALANEVFTPSDEAVAEAREILAAMEAAKANGEGATVYKGRLVDIASIKQAEVIVHQSEMLAG; this is translated from the coding sequence ATGTCATTCCGCCTTCAACCCGCCGCACCTGCCCGTCCGAACCGCTGCCAGCTTTTTGGCCCCGGTTCCAACACCAAGTTGTTCGCAAAAATGGCGGCCTCTGCAGCGGATGTGATCAACCTCGACCTTGAGGATTCTGTTGCGCCCACTGATAAAGATACCGCCCGAGCCAATGTCATCGAAGCGGTGAACACAGTTGATTGGGGGAACAAAACCCTATCCGTGCGCATCAACGGCCTGGACACACCTTACTGGTACAAGGACGTTGTGGACCTGATGGAACAGGCGGGTGACCGGCTCGACCAGATCATGATCCCCAAGGTGGGCTGCGCTGCAGATGTTTACGCCGTCGACGCGCTTGTCACTGCGATTGAGGCCGCCAAAGGTCGCAAGAAACGCATCTCTTTCGAGGTGATCATCGAATCCGCTGCTGGCATCGCCCACGTCGAAGAAATCGCCGCCTCCTCCCCCCGCCTTGAGGCGATGAGCCTCGGTGCCGCCGATTTTGCCGCCTCCATGGGGATGCAGACCACCGGCATCGGCGGCACGCAGGAGAACTATTACATGCTGCGCGACGGTACACAGCATTGGTCCGACCCATGGCACTGGGCACAGGCCGCCATCGTTGCCGCCTGCCGCACCCATGGCGTCCTGCCAGTGGATGGTCCCTTTGGCGACTTCTCTGATGATGAAGGCTACCGCGCACAATCCCGCCGCTCTGCCACCCTTGGCATGGTTGGCAAATGGGCGATCCACCCCAAGCAGATTGCATTGGCAAACGAGGTATTCACCCCATCCGATGAAGCCGTGGCAGAAGCCCGCGAGATCCTCGCCGCGATGGAAGCGGCCAAAGCCAATGGCGAAGGCGCAACCGTTTACAAAGGCCGTCTGGTGGACATCGCCAGCATCAAACAGGCCGAAGTGATCGTGCACCAGTCCGAAATGCTGGCCGGCTGA
- the rplT gene encoding 50S ribosomal protein L20, whose protein sequence is MARVKGGTVTHARHKKIVKAAKGYYGRRKNVFKVATQAVDKANQYATRDRKNRKRNFRALWIQRINAAVRSHDEALTYSRFINGLNLAGIEVDRKVLADLAVNEPDAFGAIVKTAQDALAA, encoded by the coding sequence ATGGCACGAGTAAAAGGTGGGACAGTTACCCACGCCCGTCACAAGAAGATCGTCAAAGCCGCCAAGGGGTATTACGGTCGTCGCAAAAATGTCTTTAAGGTCGCCACACAGGCGGTCGATAAGGCCAACCAATATGCAACCCGTGACCGCAAGAATCGCAAGCGCAACTTCCGCGCGCTGTGGATTCAGCGGATCAACGCTGCTGTTCGTTCGCATGACGAAGCGCTGACATACAGCCGTTTCATCAATGGTCTGAACCTCGCCGGCATCGAAGTGGACCGTAAGGTTCTGGCCGATCTGGCAGTGAATGAGCCTGATGCCTTTGGTGCGATTGTGAAAACAGCACAGGATGCGCTGGCAGCCTAA
- a CDS encoding D-amino-acid transaminase: MRTVYVNGAYLPENEAQISIFDRGFLMADGVYEVTSVLDGKLIDFDGHAVRLARSLSELEMRNPISKEDLLEVHRELVRANEIDEGLIYLQITRGSDGDRDFAFPDPETTEPTVVLFTQNKPGLADSPAAKKGAKIISIEDIRWGRRDIKTVQLLYPSMGKMMAKKAGCDDAWMVEDGFVTEGTSNNAYIVKGNKIITRALSNEILHGITRAAVLRFAREAQMEVEERNFTIDEAKEADEAFTTSASAFVMPVVEIDGVALGDGTPGRVAPRLREIYLDEMRKVAV, translated from the coding sequence ATGAGAACAGTCTATGTGAACGGCGCTTACCTGCCAGAGAATGAAGCGCAGATTTCGATCTTTGACCGTGGGTTTTTGATGGCGGACGGAGTTTACGAGGTGACCTCTGTGTTGGATGGCAAGTTGATTGATTTTGACGGCCATGCGGTGCGGCTGGCGCGGTCCTTGTCAGAGTTGGAGATGCGCAACCCGATCAGCAAGGAAGACCTGTTGGAGGTGCATCGCGAATTGGTGCGGGCGAACGAGATCGACGAGGGGTTGATCTATCTTCAGATCACACGCGGTTCTGATGGCGACCGCGATTTTGCCTTTCCTGATCCTGAGACGACGGAACCGACAGTTGTGCTGTTCACCCAGAACAAGCCCGGCCTGGCGGATAGCCCGGCGGCCAAGAAGGGTGCCAAGATCATCAGCATTGAGGATATTCGCTGGGGGCGGCGTGACATCAAGACGGTGCAATTGCTGTACCCCTCGATGGGCAAGATGATGGCCAAGAAAGCCGGGTGCGACGATGCATGGATGGTCGAGGACGGTTTTGTCACCGAAGGCACGTCAAACAATGCTTACATCGTGAAAGGCAATAAGATCATCACGCGGGCGCTGTCTAATGAAATTCTGCACGGGATCACCCGGGCCGCGGTATTGCGGTTTGCCCGCGAGGCGCAGATGGAAGTGGAAGAGCGCAACTTTACCATTGATGAGGCGAAGGAGGCGGATGAGGCCTTTACCACCTCGGCCAGTGCTTTTGTGATGCCGGTTGTAGAGATCGACGGCGTTGCGTTGGGTGATGGCACGCCGGGACGTGTGGCCCCGCGTCTGCGCGAAATTTACCTTGATGAGATGCGCAAGGTTGCAGTCTGA
- a CDS encoding LysE family translocator encodes MNFDILPALALFAFVSSATPGPNNLMLMASGANYGFRRTVPHMLGISVGFAVMMLLTGMGLAQVFERFPISYTLLKIASVAYMLYLAWKIANAAPIRARSIDSRPMTFLQAASFQWVNPKAWAMALTAITVYVADNGAWMLLIGALCFAMVNLPSVSFWTVMGQQMARFLTNPGRLRLFNWTMAALLIASLYPLLQMG; translated from the coding sequence ATGAATTTCGATATCCTCCCTGCGCTTGCGCTCTTCGCTTTTGTCAGTTCCGCCACACCGGGGCCGAATAACCTGATGCTCATGGCCTCGGGCGCGAACTACGGTTTCCGGCGCACCGTGCCGCATATGTTGGGGATCTCTGTGGGTTTTGCGGTCATGATGCTGCTGACGGGCATGGGCCTTGCGCAGGTCTTTGAGCGCTTTCCCATCTCATACACCCTGCTGAAAATCGCCAGTGTCGCCTATATGCTGTATCTGGCGTGGAAAATCGCAAATGCCGCCCCGATCCGGGCCCGCAGCATCGACAGCCGCCCAATGACATTCCTTCAAGCTGCCAGTTTTCAATGGGTCAACCCCAAGGCCTGGGCGATGGCCCTGACGGCCATCACAGTCTATGTCGCCGACAATGGCGCATGGATGTTGCTTATCGGGGCGCTGTGTTTTGCCATGGTAAACCTGCCTTCTGTGTCCTTCTGGACCGTCATGGGCCAGCAAATGGCACGTTTCCTGACCAATCCCGGACGTTTGCGCCTGTTCAACTGGACAATGGCCGCGCTGTTGATTGCATCGCTTTATCCTTTGCTGCAAATGGGCTGA
- a CDS encoding calcium-binding protein: MLELILLPSLLGLGLAIELLSPAKESSDDDDLPIDITLAEDIADFEGTDAKEHVQGNALDNLMSGGAGDDLLGGHDGDDTLQGGTGDDRLFTSAGDDVGLGGEGNDKIFLGDGDDTTLDSAGVAQDAGDDFIRGGDGHDMLVDAQGHNLIHGDLGHDTIIAIDGLNPDGSVSDTDTGTADTIHAGYGNDTLVGDDGDVMTGGEGDDNFVVATASTAPGAPAVITDFDFRDDLFSLVFLDGSPADPTVRFEFDAETKLMHAFVEEQEVATLYGLTPTDIPFIQTYVTTLPELLSA, translated from the coding sequence GTGTTAGAGCTTATCCTTCTCCCCTCCCTGCTGGGCCTTGGCCTCGCGATCGAACTGCTTAGCCCGGCCAAGGAGTCTTCCGACGACGACGATTTGCCGATCGACATCACACTGGCGGAGGATATTGCCGATTTTGAGGGCACCGACGCCAAGGAACATGTGCAAGGCAACGCGCTGGACAATCTTATGTCCGGCGGCGCGGGTGATGACCTTCTGGGTGGCCACGACGGGGATGACACCCTGCAAGGGGGCACCGGCGACGACCGTCTCTTCACCAGCGCCGGCGATGATGTGGGTCTGGGCGGTGAAGGCAACGACAAGATTTTCCTCGGCGATGGCGATGACACCACTTTGGACTCTGCTGGCGTCGCTCAAGACGCAGGTGATGATTTCATCCGCGGTGGCGACGGGCATGACATGCTGGTCGATGCACAGGGACATAACCTGATCCACGGCGATCTAGGCCATGACACGATCATCGCAATCGACGGCCTGAACCCGGATGGCAGCGTCAGCGACACCGATACCGGCACAGCTGATACCATCCACGCAGGTTATGGCAATGACACACTGGTAGGGGATGACGGCGACGTCATGACCGGCGGCGAGGGCGATGATAATTTTGTCGTGGCAACCGCATCAACCGCCCCCGGTGCCCCGGCGGTTATCACGGATTTCGATTTCCGCGATGATCTGTTCAGCCTTGTGTTTCTCGACGGTTCCCCCGCCGATCCCACTGTACGGTTCGAATTTGACGCAGAAACCAAACTGATGCACGCCTTTGTCGAAGAGCAAGAGGTGGCCACCCTATACGGGCTTACCCCAACCGACATACCGTTCATCCAGACCTATGTGACCACCCTGCCGGAACTCCTGTCCGCCTAA
- the rpmI gene encoding 50S ribosomal protein L35, translating to MPKMKTKSSAKKRFKISATGKVIAGQAGKQHGMIKRTKKFIRNARGTTALSAPDAKIIKGFMPYDR from the coding sequence ATGCCTAAGATGAAGACGAAATCGAGCGCCAAAAAGCGCTTTAAGATCTCGGCGACCGGCAAGGTCATCGCGGGTCAGGCTGGTAAACAGCATGGCATGATCAAACGGACCAAAAAGTTCATCCGTAACGCACGCGGCACGACAGCATTGTCTGCGCCTGATGCAAAGATCATCAAGGGCTTCATGCCCTACGACCGCTAA
- a CDS encoding nuclear transport factor 2 family protein, with protein sequence MSDHDPNALMGIITVHEKKVWEALVSGDRAADDALLSDRFLGVYPDGFAGKQDHCGQLDHGPTIHSYEMQEIQLLLLGAEHALLSYRANFQREAASQHETMYVSSVWQRAADGWINIFSQDTPAAPS encoded by the coding sequence ATGTCAGATCACGACCCCAACGCCCTGATGGGCATCATCACTGTTCATGAGAAAAAAGTCTGGGAGGCGTTGGTTTCCGGGGACCGCGCCGCAGATGATGCGCTGCTCAGCGACCGGTTTCTTGGGGTATATCCGGATGGATTCGCCGGCAAACAGGATCACTGCGGGCAATTGGATCACGGGCCGACCATCCACAGCTATGAGATGCAGGAGATACAGCTGCTTTTGCTAGGCGCAGAGCACGCTCTGCTCAGCTATCGCGCCAATTTCCAAAGGGAAGCCGCATCACAGCACGAAACCATGTACGTCAGCTCCGTTTGGCAAAGGGCAGCAGATGGCTGGATCAATATCTTTAGCCAGGACACCCCCGCAGCACCGTCCTAG
- the dgcA gene encoding N-acetyl-D-Glu racemase DgcA, translating into MRIEVTSDVFKLAEVFTISRGSRTEAKVLTVRITEGGVTGWGECVPYARYGETLESVTAQIEGLQGNVTRKALYDLLPAGAARNAVDCALWDLQAKQAGKRVWQLAGLAAPGPEITAFTLSLAEPAQMQAQAAKHAHRPLLKIKLGTPDDMPRLEAVRAGAPKSTIIIDANEGWSADVYADLAPHLLRLGVALVEQPLPAGEDDALIGMARPVPVCADESAHDCSTLSKLRGKYDVVNIKLDKTGGLTEALKLRAAALAEGYEVMVGCMVGSSLAMAPATLVAQGAKVVDLDGPLLLGEDREDALKFDAEGVHPPAAALWG; encoded by the coding sequence ATGCGTATTGAAGTGACGTCGGATGTGTTCAAGCTGGCGGAAGTATTCACCATCAGTCGCGGATCACGTACCGAGGCCAAAGTGCTGACCGTGCGGATAACTGAGGGCGGTGTGACGGGCTGGGGCGAATGCGTGCCCTATGCCCGTTATGGTGAGACGCTGGAATCGGTTACGGCGCAGATTGAAGGGTTGCAGGGGAATGTGACCCGTAAGGCGCTTTATGACCTGCTGCCAGCGGGCGCGGCGCGTAATGCGGTGGACTGTGCCCTATGGGATTTGCAGGCCAAACAGGCAGGCAAACGGGTTTGGCAACTGGCCGGGCTGGCCGCGCCGGGGCCGGAGATCACCGCCTTTACCCTGTCACTGGCAGAGCCTGCGCAGATGCAGGCGCAGGCGGCGAAACATGCGCATCGACCATTGCTGAAGATCAAGTTGGGCACGCCCGATGACATGCCACGGCTTGAAGCGGTGCGGGCAGGGGCCCCGAAGTCGACAATTATCATCGACGCCAATGAGGGCTGGTCGGCGGATGTCTATGCTGATCTGGCACCGCATCTGCTGCGCCTTGGGGTGGCTTTGGTTGAGCAGCCTTTGCCCGCCGGTGAGGATGATGCATTGATCGGGATGGCGCGGCCCGTGCCGGTTTGCGCAGATGAATCTGCGCATGATTGCAGCACCTTGTCCAAATTGCGCGGCAAATATGATGTGGTGAACATCAAGCTGGACAAGACTGGCGGATTGACCGAGGCGTTGAAGTTGCGGGCGGCAGCACTGGCTGAGGGTTATGAGGTGATGGTCGGCTGCATGGTGGGTTCGTCGCTGGCGATGGCACCGGCGACCTTGGTGGCGCAGGGCGCAAAGGTGGTTGATCTGGATGGTCCGCTTTTGCTAGGCGAAGATCGTGAAGATGCATTGAAATTCGACGCGGAGGGGGTACATCCGCCTGCCGCTGCGCTTTGGGGATAA